From Amycolatopsis sp. cg9, one genomic window encodes:
- a CDS encoding glycosyl hydrolase 115 family protein has translation MPSEVHRRAFLQLLAVAGAGSAALPGLAAAGTGFPLVSRGKAATIVVSPGDLPGVRRVAGDLAADVERVTGVRPAVSGVVPEHGPVVLVGTFGHSPLVDSLVSAGRLDVGGIAGKWETSLSQVVDGRLVLTGSDQRGVIYGVYEVSRRIGVSPWYWWADVPPRRSAELHLPGERFSLGTPHVKYRGFFVNDENPALGTWAPEYFGPGHAPGFPNGFNHLFYAKVFETLLRLRANYLWPAVWGRAFAEDDPLNHATAKEYGVVMGTSHEAPMMRGIEEWNRHATPGHDPYGGTGEWSFRRNGEAIKAYWTDGIRRMAREGFEGVVTLGMRGNGDVSLPDGDGIELMREILAAERDILARELSTDVPQVWTLYKEVQRYWAKGLRPPDDVIVVFTDDNWGNIRKHPDLSLPPHPGGYGLYYHFDYVGGGRNYKWVDTALIANTWEQLNQAAAYGNDRLWVANVGDMKGNELPLQFFLDYAWNPAAWPAERLSTWERQFAAENFGSALAAEISGLLHDYGRLQSRRKPELLNRRITLAPDGTITYDDQATPFSLVNYGELDRVTAEWQDLGARAARISARVPAAYRDAFYELVLYEVQASANLYALRRAEFTNLLYAAQGRASANGLAAVTEARFADDLALAEKYNTGVAGGKWQGFQTQPHIDYGDVDRYGPNAPWQQPELNNVALPDVIFPAVRRLDVPAAASLGVAVDGSPEAWPGAAGRPVLPEFSPWQSAPAQYIDVFNRGRTPFRCTVTPGAPWVRVEPRGGRVEEELRMTVRIDWARAPRGTTTVPITVSGAGASVVVDAVVGNRELPVPWRRGFVEAGGYVSVDAAHCSANVAAGPLAWRRVPDLGMTPFPVTAASRAPGSGPRLEYRMTLFTAGPVTVWARLSPRSNVLAGDGLRYAVSFDDAEPQVVNITKATGADDTSMNRQWERTTSDNVNLTSTAHVVGEAGPHVLKFWMVDPAVVLQKLVVDTGGLRPSYLGPPESLRWPG, from the coding sequence GTGCCGTCCGAGGTACACCGTCGTGCCTTCTTGCAGTTGCTCGCCGTCGCGGGCGCCGGATCGGCGGCGCTACCCGGCCTCGCCGCGGCCGGGACCGGATTCCCGCTGGTGTCGCGGGGGAAGGCCGCGACGATCGTCGTGAGTCCCGGTGATCTGCCGGGGGTCCGGCGGGTCGCGGGCGACCTGGCCGCCGACGTCGAGCGCGTCACGGGCGTTCGTCCCGCCGTGTCCGGTGTGGTCCCGGAGCACGGGCCGGTGGTGCTGGTCGGCACGTTCGGCCACAGCCCGCTGGTGGACTCGCTGGTCTCGGCCGGCCGGCTGGACGTGGGCGGGATCGCCGGGAAGTGGGAGACGTCGCTGAGCCAGGTCGTCGATGGGCGGCTCGTGCTCACCGGCAGCGACCAGCGCGGCGTCATCTACGGCGTCTACGAGGTCTCGCGGCGGATCGGCGTTTCGCCGTGGTACTGGTGGGCAGACGTTCCGCCGCGCAGGAGCGCCGAACTGCACCTCCCGGGGGAGCGGTTCAGCCTCGGCACCCCGCACGTGAAGTACCGCGGGTTCTTCGTCAACGACGAGAACCCGGCGCTCGGCACCTGGGCGCCGGAGTACTTCGGGCCGGGCCACGCACCGGGCTTCCCGAACGGTTTCAACCACCTCTTCTACGCGAAGGTGTTCGAGACCCTGCTGCGGCTGCGGGCCAACTACCTGTGGCCGGCGGTGTGGGGACGGGCGTTCGCCGAGGACGACCCGCTCAACCACGCCACGGCCAAGGAGTACGGCGTCGTCATGGGCACCTCGCACGAGGCGCCGATGATGCGCGGCATCGAGGAGTGGAACCGGCACGCGACGCCCGGGCACGACCCGTACGGCGGCACGGGGGAGTGGAGCTTCCGCCGCAACGGCGAGGCCATCAAGGCGTACTGGACCGATGGCATCCGCCGGATGGCTCGTGAGGGCTTCGAAGGCGTCGTCACGCTCGGCATGCGCGGCAACGGCGACGTCAGCCTGCCCGACGGCGACGGCATCGAGCTGATGCGGGAGATCCTCGCCGCCGAGCGGGACATCCTCGCGCGCGAACTGAGCACCGACGTCCCGCAGGTGTGGACGCTCTACAAGGAGGTCCAGCGGTACTGGGCGAAGGGCCTGCGCCCGCCGGACGACGTCATCGTGGTGTTCACCGACGACAACTGGGGCAACATCCGCAAGCACCCGGACCTCTCGCTGCCCCCGCACCCGGGCGGGTACGGGCTGTACTACCACTTCGACTACGTCGGCGGCGGGCGCAACTACAAGTGGGTCGACACCGCGCTGATCGCGAACACGTGGGAGCAGCTGAACCAGGCCGCCGCCTACGGGAACGACCGGCTGTGGGTGGCGAACGTCGGGGACATGAAGGGCAACGAGCTGCCGCTGCAGTTCTTCCTGGACTACGCCTGGAACCCCGCGGCGTGGCCGGCCGAACGGCTGTCCACGTGGGAGCGTCAGTTCGCCGCGGAGAACTTCGGCTCCGCGCTGGCGGCCGAGATCTCCGGGCTGCTGCACGACTACGGGCGGCTGCAGTCGCGGCGGAAGCCCGAGCTGCTGAACCGGCGGATCACCCTCGCCCCGGACGGCACCATCACCTACGACGACCAGGCGACGCCGTTCAGCCTGGTGAACTACGGCGAGCTGGACCGGGTCACGGCCGAGTGGCAGGACCTGGGGGCCCGGGCCGCCCGGATCTCGGCCCGGGTGCCCGCGGCCTACCGGGACGCCTTCTACGAACTGGTGCTCTACGAGGTCCAGGCGTCGGCGAACCTGTACGCGCTGCGGCGCGCGGAGTTCACCAACCTGCTCTACGCCGCACAGGGGCGCGCTTCGGCGAACGGGCTCGCCGCCGTCACCGAAGCCCGGTTCGCCGACGACCTGGCGCTGGCGGAGAAGTACAACACCGGCGTCGCGGGCGGGAAATGGCAGGGCTTCCAGACCCAGCCGCACATCGACTACGGCGACGTCGACCGGTACGGGCCGAACGCGCCCTGGCAGCAGCCGGAGCTGAACAACGTGGCCCTGCCGGACGTGATCTTCCCGGCGGTGCGCCGCCTCGACGTCCCCGCCGCCGCCTCGCTGGGCGTGGCGGTCGACGGGTCGCCCGAGGCGTGGCCGGGCGCCGCGGGACGGCCGGTGCTGCCGGAGTTCAGCCCGTGGCAAAGCGCGCCGGCCCAGTACATCGACGTCTTCAACCGCGGCCGGACGCCGTTCCGCTGCACGGTGACGCCGGGCGCGCCGTGGGTGCGGGTCGAGCCGCGCGGCGGGCGGGTGGAGGAGGAGCTGCGGATGACCGTGCGCATCGACTGGGCCCGGGCGCCCCGGGGCACGACGACGGTGCCGATCACGGTGTCCGGTGCCGGCGCTTCGGTCGTGGTGGACGCGGTGGTGGGGAACCGCGAGCTGCCGGTCCCGTGGCGCCGCGGGTTCGTCGAGGCGGGCGGGTACGTGTCGGTGGACGCCGCGCACTGCAGCGCGAACGTCGCCGCCGGGCCGCTCGCGTGGCGGCGGGTCCCGGACCTGGGCATGACGCCGTTCCCGGTGACGGCGGCGAGCCGGGCACCGGGGTCGGGCCCGCGGCTGGAGTACCGGATGACGCTGTTCACGGCGGGCCCGGTCACGGTGTGGGCCCGGCTTTCCCCGCGCAGCAACGTCCTGGCCGGGGACGGGCTGCGGTACGCGGTCTCGTTCGACGACGCGGAGCCGCAGGTCGTGAACATCACGAAGGCGACGGGCGCCGACGACACCTCGATGAACCGCCAGTGGGAGCGGACGACGTCGGACAACGTGAACCTGACGTCGACGGCGCACGTGGTGGGAGAGGCGGGCCCGCACGTGCTGAAGTTCTGGATGGTGGACCCGGCGGTGGTGCTGCAGAAGCTGGTGGTGGACACGGGCGGGCTGCGGCCGAGTTACCTGGGACCGCCGGAGAGCCTGCGGTGGCCGGGATGA
- a CDS encoding LacI family DNA-binding transcriptional regulator: protein MTTKSEDLEPTATRVTIARIAAETGVSVPTVSKVLNGRPDVAESTRARVEAVIGKYGYRRRADERSRRSRLLELMFHELESTWALEIIRGVECVARENGMAVVLAESSGRHTPGQSWLESVLARRPVGIVSVCSDFTGGQLAKLRARDIPLVVVDPAGAPGPETPSIGATNWQGGLTATRHLVELGHRRIAMIGGPEGVLCSRARIDGYRTALETAGLAFDPALVRRGDFHVRSGYRELASLLTLPDPPTAVFAGSDLQALGVYEAARGAGLRIPDDLSVVGFDDLPIARWLTPELTTIRQPLQEMAAAGARLAISLARGVTPASHRVELATSLVVRHSTAAPAHRPSEALSTGRR from the coding sequence ATGACAACGAAGTCCGAGGATCTCGAGCCGACCGCGACCCGGGTCACGATCGCCCGGATCGCCGCCGAGACCGGCGTTTCGGTGCCGACCGTTTCGAAAGTGCTGAACGGCCGACCCGACGTCGCCGAAAGCACCCGGGCCAGGGTGGAAGCGGTCATCGGGAAATACGGTTACCGCCGCCGGGCCGACGAACGGTCCCGCCGTTCGCGATTGCTGGAACTGATGTTCCACGAACTCGAAAGCACGTGGGCGCTCGAAATCATCCGCGGGGTCGAGTGCGTCGCCCGCGAAAACGGAATGGCGGTCGTGCTCGCGGAATCCTCGGGACGGCACACCCCCGGCCAGAGCTGGCTGGAGAGCGTCCTCGCCCGCCGCCCGGTCGGCATCGTCTCGGTGTGCTCGGACTTCACCGGCGGGCAGCTGGCCAAGCTGCGCGCCCGCGACATCCCGCTGGTCGTGGTCGACCCGGCCGGTGCCCCAGGCCCGGAGACGCCCTCGATCGGGGCCACGAACTGGCAGGGCGGCTTGACCGCGACCCGCCACCTGGTCGAGCTGGGCCACCGCCGGATCGCGATGATCGGCGGTCCGGAAGGCGTGCTGTGCAGCCGGGCGCGCATCGACGGCTACCGCACGGCCCTGGAGACGGCGGGCCTGGCGTTCGACCCGGCCCTGGTCCGCCGCGGCGACTTCCACGTCCGCTCGGGTTACCGCGAGCTGGCATCGCTGCTCACCCTCCCGGATCCCCCGACGGCGGTGTTCGCCGGCAGCGACCTGCAGGCCCTCGGCGTGTACGAAGCCGCCCGCGGCGCGGGCCTGCGCATCCCGGACGACCTGAGCGTGGTGGGCTTCGACGACCTGCCGATCGCCCGCTGGCTGACCCCGGAGCTGACGACGATCCGCCAGCCCCTGCAGGAGATGGCCGCGGCCGGCGCGCGGCTGGCGATTTCGCTCGCCCGCGGGGTGACCCCGGCGAGCCACCGGGTGGAGCTGGCGACGAGCCTGGTGGTGCGGCACAGCACGGCGGCCCCGGCACACCGGCCGAGCGAAGCCCTTTCCACCGGCCGGCGGTAG